The Streptomyces sp. ICC1 DNA window GCCAAGAACATCACCCTCGACGAAACGGTGCTGCTCCCCGGCGACGACGCGCTGCTGGCCCCCGAGTGGGTGCCGTGGAGCGAGCGGCTGCGCCCCGGCGACATGGGCCCCGGCGACCTGCTCCCCACGGACGCCGAGGACCTGCGCCTGGAACAGGGCTGGTCGGGCGAGGACGCGCCGCCGCCGAACTCGGTGGTCTCCGCCGAGATGGCCGCACTGGTCGAGGCGGAGGACGCCGACGTCACCGACCGCACGGTCGTCCCCGTCCGCGGCTCCATCGCCTCCGTCGCGGAGGAACTGGGCATGCGCCGGGCGCGCGTGCTCTCCCGCTACGGGCTGCACAGCGCCGCCGACCGCTGGGACGAGTCCTTCGGCGCGAAGACCCCGATGGCGCAGGCCGCGCCCGCGTCCTGCGTCTCCTGCGGGTTCCTCGTCGCGATCGGCGGCTCGCTGGGCCAGGCCTTCGGCGTCTGCGCGAACGAGTTCGGACCGGCGGACGGCCGGCTCGTCTCCCTGTCCTACGGATGCGGGGGCCACTCGGAGGCCGCCGTGATGCCGAAGCCCCCGCGGCCGGCGCCGCCGGTGCTGGACTCCATGGCCTCGGACGAGTTCCACCTCCGCCCGTCCACCGACTCGGGCCCGGTCCCGGCGGCGGACCTCCTCGCGGCGGACCTCGGCCACTCGTAGCCCGGGCTCGCCCGGTTGGGTGACCCGGGGTGTGGGCGCCCGCACGGCGTGATCCGCTGGGCGGGATGAAGACCTCCGCCCGCCCCGAGACGGGCGCCGCCGTCCACACCGGTCAGGCGGCCCCCGCGCGCACCCGCCTGTCGTGGGTGGACTTCGCGGTGGCCGCCGCCGTCCTCGTGCTCGGGTACCTGATCCTCCAGGTCGGCAAGGGCACCACCGTCAACTTCGACCCCGCCGACGTCCCCGACGTGGACACGGACCCCGCGAAGCTCCCGTACTACGCGGCCCGCAGCGTCCTGCGCATGTTCATCGCGCTGATCGCGTCGGTGGTGTTCACCTTCGGGTACGCCTACGCCGCCGCCCGCAGCCGGCGGCTCGAACGGGTGCTGATCCCGCTCCTCGACATCCTGCAGTCCGTACCCGTCCTCGGGTTCCTGTCCGTCCTCGTCACGTTCTTCGTCGCCCTGTTCCCCGGGTCCCTGCTCGGCCTGGAGTGCGCGGTCATCTTCGCCATCTTCACCTCCCAGGCCTGGAACATGACCTTCGGGTTCTACGCCACGCTGACCTCCCTGCCGCGCGAACTCGACGAGGTCTCCCGCTCGTTCGGCTTCACCCGCTGGATGCGCTTCTGGCGCGTGGAGGTCCCCGCCGGGGCCATCGACCTCGTCTGGAACGGCATGATGAGCTTCGCCGGCGGCTGGTTCATGCTCGTCGCCTCCGAGGCCGTCTCCGTCTCCGGACACGACTACGCCGTCCCCGGCCTCGGCTCCTACGCCGGCACGGCGATCGGGGAGGGCGACCTCGGCAAGGTCGCCTGGGTCATCGTCGCCATGACCGTCACCATCGTCACCGTCAACTTCGTCTTCTGGCGGCCCCTCACCGCCTGGGCCGAGAAGTTCAAGAACGAGCAGTCCGAGTCCACCGAGGTGCAGCGCAGCTACGTCCTGGACTTCCTGCGCCGCTCCCACTGGCCCGCCCTCCTCGGCCGCGCCACCGCCCCCGCCCGCGAGGCCACCGGCCGGGCCGCCCGCGTACTGGGCCGGGACGACATGGCGCTGTCCGTGGACCCGGCCCGTCGGCGCACCGGCGACATCGTCTTCGCGGTCGTCGCCGGAGCCGTCATCCTGTGGGGCCTGTACGACCTGGTCGGCTACCTGCGGCGCGAGACCGGCCTCGGGGTCTTCGGCGAACCGCTGCTGCTCGGGCTGATCACCTTCGTCCGGGTGATCGTGCTGGTCGCCGCCGCCACCGTCGTCTGGGTGCCCGTGGGCGTCTGGATCGGCTCCTCGCCCAAGCTCACGAAGATCGCCCAGCCGGTCGTACAGGTGCTGGCGAGCTTCCCCGCGAACCTGCTCTTCCCCGTCGCGGTGTGGTTCTTCCTCAGGACCGGCCTGAACATCAACATCGGCTGCGTCCTGCTGATGGCCCTCGGCGCGCAGTGGTACATCCTCTTCAACGCCATCGCCGGCGCCATGTCCATCCCCTCCGACCTCAAGGAGGCCATGGACGACCTCGGCGTCCGCGGGCTCCAGCGCTGGAAGCGCCTGATCATCCCGGCCGTGTTCCCCTCGTACGTCACCGGCGGCATCACCGCCTCGGGCGGCGCCTGGAACGCCTCGATCGTCGGCGAGGTCGTCACCTTCGCCGGCACCACCCTCTCCGCGACCGGCCTCGGCGCGTACATCTTCCACGCCACCGAGGCCGGCGACTACCCCGAGCTGATCGCCGGCATCGCCGTCATGAGCCTGTACGTCGTCGGGCTCAACCGGCTGTTCTGGCGGCCCCTGTACCGGCTGGCCGAGCGCCGGTACTCCATCTGAGGAGCGCGCCCATGACCACCAGCCCCGCGGCCGCCACCATCCTCAAGACCGAGGCCCTCACCAAGGCCTACGCCGGCGCCGACGGCGAACTGCCCGTCCTCGGCGGCATCGACCTCGAGATCCGCGAGGGCGAGATCGTCGCCCTCCTCGGCAAGTCCGGCAGCGGCAAGTCCACCCTGCTGCGCTGCCTCGCCGGCCTGATCCCCGCGAGCTCCGGCTCCGTCACCTACCGCGGCGAGGAGCTGCGCGGCGCCAACCCGGGCACGGCGAT harbors:
- a CDS encoding DUF3027 domain-containing protein, producing the protein MSAATTRSRTPDRLCVEAVDLARTAAEEAAAPGVVGEHVSAVAEGDRVVTHFFECKDPGYRGWRWAVTVTRASRAKNITLDETVLLPGDDALLAPEWVPWSERLRPGDMGPGDLLPTDAEDLRLEQGWSGEDAPPPNSVVSAEMAALVEAEDADVTDRTVVPVRGSIASVAEELGMRRARVLSRYGLHSAADRWDESFGAKTPMAQAAPASCVSCGFLVAIGGSLGQAFGVCANEFGPADGRLVSLSYGCGGHSEAAVMPKPPRPAPPVLDSMASDEFHLRPSTDSGPVPAADLLAADLGHS
- a CDS encoding ABC transporter permease subunit translates to MKTSARPETGAAVHTGQAAPARTRLSWVDFAVAAAVLVLGYLILQVGKGTTVNFDPADVPDVDTDPAKLPYYAARSVLRMFIALIASVVFTFGYAYAAARSRRLERVLIPLLDILQSVPVLGFLSVLVTFFVALFPGSLLGLECAVIFAIFTSQAWNMTFGFYATLTSLPRELDEVSRSFGFTRWMRFWRVEVPAGAIDLVWNGMMSFAGGWFMLVASEAVSVSGHDYAVPGLGSYAGTAIGEGDLGKVAWVIVAMTVTIVTVNFVFWRPLTAWAEKFKNEQSESTEVQRSYVLDFLRRSHWPALLGRATAPAREATGRAARVLGRDDMALSVDPARRRTGDIVFAVVAGAVILWGLYDLVGYLRRETGLGVFGEPLLLGLITFVRVIVLVAAATVVWVPVGVWIGSSPKLTKIAQPVVQVLASFPANLLFPVAVWFFLRTGLNINIGCVLLMALGAQWYILFNAIAGAMSIPSDLKEAMDDLGVRGLQRWKRLIIPAVFPSYVTGGITASGGAWNASIVGEVVTFAGTTLSATGLGAYIFHATEAGDYPELIAGIAVMSLYVVGLNRLFWRPLYRLAERRYSI